A region of the Strix aluco isolate bStrAlu1 chromosome 9, bStrAlu1.hap1, whole genome shotgun sequence genome:
AACTCACTGCCAAACTGCTGGGCTCCCTGGGGGGCGAGGACCTGCTGCTGCCCAAGCTGCCCCCCCCGGCCAGCCAAAGTGCCTTGCGGGGCCTGGCACGGCTCCGGTGCCAGGACTCCCTCTACTCCGTGTCCTACGCCGAAGCCTGCCTCTCACCCGCTGAGGATGAGGTGGTGCTGAGCAAGGACTTCCCACTCCGCCGGAAAGTCTCCGACGTCGCGTCCTCCGGGGTGGCatcgctggaggaggaggaggaggccgaaGAACCCTGATGCCCCCCTGGGGTGTCCTGCCTCTCCCGGCGGGGGTCCagcccccccgccaccgccctcCGGCCGGACCCCACACTGGGCGATGGacaggccctgctgctgctccccctcaCTATCGGGGTGCAGAGGGGGGTCAGGGGGTTGCTGCAGCTCCCCCCCCCGGCCAGTGTGCCCCTGCCGTGCCCTGGCCCTGCTTGGCCACATCGTTGCCCTCCTGGATTTTTGCAtgagagcagggaaggggcaCAGGGAAGGGCTTGGGGGGGTCCGACCCCTGCTCTGACGCCCAGATGTGCCCCCCAAAACTGATGGGACCGAATCAGTGGGGCTAGTTGTTCGCATGTTCCCCCCCCAAGACTGGCCCGGGCTCCCCTTTTGGGCACGAGGCCCCCCCTGTTGGCATGGCTGAACCTCTCTGAGCATCCCGTGGTGCCCCCGCCCCATGTCCGGCACCCTCGGCTCAGGGCGGTGGGGGGGGCGCAATTTGGGGAGCGGggacttttctcctctctctccagccGGCTTTTATCAGACTGAGTTTTAAACTGTGAACTGCTGCGCCTCGGGGCACGGGGCCGgtgggggggtgccgggggggctgTGGAAGTGCTGCGGTACCGGGGCTTTCTATACTTTTGTACGCACGTGAGGCCGGCACGGGAAGACTGCGGGGCCGGGTGGGGGCCGGGTGGCCATGAGCCCCCAGGCTGGGGTTTTGGGCCACCAGCGACAGCATCCCCAAGCCAGCCCCGTGGCAGGGGGCTCAGCCCAGCCAGGGCCCCCCAAGTCTGCTGTGGGGCAATGTGGGGTGGAGAgaggggggaggcggcgggaccGACGTCCCCGTCCCTGTGTCACTCACCCCTAGCAGGGAACCAAGTGCCTACATGGAGGGCGACCAGCCCGCCCTGTCCTGGCCGGGGGTGGCGCCCCGGCTCCGGGGCTCCCCTAGGGCCATGCTGGGGGTCCGGGCATGCCGTTTGGGGGAGGAATGCCAGTTTTTGCCAACGCTTGTGCCCCCTTTCCCGCATGGCACGTGTTCTCGTGGGGCTGCTCGCCCGCTGCATGCTGCTCCTTGCCCAGCCCAgccacagccctgcaccccagggtgcccccagCACCCACTACACTCCTGCTCCTGCgcaccctccccccagcacccccatcaACCTCCACCGGGCACAGCACCCattccccttccctgccctgggctgcccgGCGTGGGGCTGGCTCCCCTCTCCCTGCATGGCCAAGCTGTGAGGGTGTGCAGGGGCCAGCAGGCCCGACGCCACACTGATGGGCTCCCTgacacccaccaccaccccctttCTGGAGACAGCAGATACTCCCCACTACactgggatgggctggggggTACAGGGTGCCTGCATATGAGGGGGGGGGGCTTTGctctgcctgtgtgtgtgtgtgcgtgtgcacacCTGGGGGGTGTATGTGCATGTGCACGCGTGTGCATGCCCACGGGAGCTGCCTGAgccccctgccccactgcagcaGTACCCCCATGGGGTGCCCACACCCTGGCACCCCCTCCTCCATCCCACAAGGTCTCGAATAAAGTCCATTGTGCGAGCTCTGCGCCGGAGCCTCTCCTTGTGGGTGGGGGGCACCTCCTCCCAGGGGGGGCTGGGAGCCGGTGACAGGCTGGCGGTGGCAGTGACACATCCCCCCGCCTGCGGCCCCGCAGGGTGACAACGAAGCCTGGTCCCTTATCTCGCATTCCTGGGGCCGGGGTGCCTAATTATGGGCATCTGGTGGTGACGGTGGTGGCAGGCGGCCGGCCCCCTCCTCTGCGGCCGGGTCCTTGTGGGGCACAGGCAGCAGGTGCCATGGCCTCCGCGTACCGCGCCGAGCGCCTCGGTGCCTATGGCCAGGGGCATGGCGAGCCCCGCTTCGAGGGTGACCGGCGGCACAGGCCCTTCGGGCCACGGGCACATGACGCCTTCGGGTACCCAGGtactggggatggggagggtggggggttCATGCTACCCCAGGAAGGGCCCCCACCCCAGCGGTTATCCAGCTGCCCTGTGCCCGGGTACAGCATGGGACCTCCCCAGCACAAAccgggggggggctgggaggggagccCCGACTGCCCCCCAGGTGCCCCATGGCTCTCTGGACTGTCGTCCAGCCCTCCCCCTTGTCAAGTccctcccccgcctccccccaagTCCTTGATACCCCCAGTGTCCCTGCTGTCTCCAGGCCCACAgtgcccccagctcccccctccccacacccttcTGAGACTCCCAGTGTCCCCAGACCCTTTCCCATCTTCCTGGCTACCCTTATGTCCCAGACCCCTTGGTGTCCCCTGCTAGATCCCACTTTCCTGTacacccccagagccccccagtaATGCCAGTGCCCCCCTAAACCCTCTCTCCCCAGACTTTCCTGGCTGTCCCCCTTGTCCCCAGCCTTCTGCACCAttcccctgctgtccccaggtCATCCAGTGTCCCCAGACCTGCCCAGTGCCCTCAGGTGCCCCCAGAACCCCCAGTGCCTCCTGCTACCCCCAGACCCCGACACTAGACCCCCCAATACCCCCCATACCCCCGGGGCCTCGGTTGTCCATGcaaccccccagcacccccaatgTCCCCAAACCCCCAGTGCCACCTGCAatccccagccctgtgctccagTGTCACTAGCCTCTCCCACATCCCCCAGTGCCCCAGTCCCCGGGTGCCATGACCCCATGCCCCCGTGCCTGGCAGCCCCCCAATGCCCACAGGGTCCCCGGGCACCGtgtgcccctgcagcctgggCACCTGGGTGGGTGCCCAAGGTGACACCTACCAGGTGGTGGCCGACGTCAGCCAGTTTGAACCCCCTGACATCGTGGTGACCACCTCCAACTGTCATGTTGCTATCCAGGCCGAGAAGGTGAGGCACCCCGTGGGGACAACACCCtcttccccccgctcccccccccgcaTCCTGTCCTGCAGTGGGGGTTAACTGGGAACGGCCCCTGCTGGCACTGGGGTAACTGGGAGCTGTCCCCTGGTGATGGGATAACAGGTAGTTCCTGCTCCACTGCACCTCTCCTGCACTGGGGTAACTGGGAACTGCCCCTGCCAAAACTGGGGTAACTGGGAACTGTCCTCACTGAGAATGGGGCAGTTGGGAACTCCTGCCCCACTGCATTCTCTGATGGGGGGCGGGGGAGAGAGGGAACAGTACCTGCTGGCACTGGGGCAACTGGAAAttaccccacccccccaagacTTAGGCAAATGGGAGTTGCTTCCTGCTGGCAATGGGGTAACTGGGAATTGCCCCTGAATCACTGGGAACTGCCCTGCTGAGCTCCCTGCTGGAGCCAGGGTGACTGGGAGCTGCCCTATCACTAGCACTGGGGTAACTGGGACTGTGCTGTGTACCACCACaccatgccatgccgtgccatgctcCACCACACCGGCGCTGCCTCCCCGCAGGTGGCTGAGGATGGCACTATCTGTGACACCTTCACCCACAAGTGCCAGTTGCCTGAGGACACGGACCCGCTGTCGGTGAGCTGTGCCCTCACCGAGGCCGGCACGCTGGTCATCACCGCCCGGCGCCGCGCTGGCACCCGCCCCGGCGAGCCCCCGCAGCTGCTGTACCGCAGCGAGGCCACGCTGTGAGCCGGCATCAGGTGAAGAAAGGCTTCTTGCCCCGAGTGATGCCAACCCCGGGGCTGTGGTGAGGCTTGGCCAGTGCCCACTGGCcatgccccctccccacccccagctccTCGGTGTTCTGATTCTGTTTATAAAgtcattttattaaattaatataaaaatctctgtatttacaTGGGGAGGGGTACACAGCGGAGAGTTGGCAGGACCCCCCTTCCCAGCCATGAGGTGCTGAGGAGGGGGGCAGTGCCCACCCGTGTCCCTGTGGGCACCCCGACCTGACACTCCTCCACCCCCCTGTGCCACCCCAAGCAGTGACATTGTGGTGCCCATGGGTGGGGGGATGAGGGTGGTGGCCATGccggggggcactgggggctgaggggggcaGAGGTAGCGAAGTGGAAAGCCCCAGGAGCTGGTAGGGAGGTGGGGACCATTGGCAGGCTGGGGGACACCTGGCCAGCCCCCggcacagggagggggcagcagcaCTGGATTGAGGGTGCCCATCCCTGTGCCAAGCCTGGTGCGAGTGGGCACGGAGCGGGCACTCCCTGGCACCTGCTgggggtccctgcagcagctggggacatGGCGGGGGATCCTATCTCACTGGCCCTTGGGGGTGTCATCATCGTCATCGTCATCGGCCCCGGGACTGGCCTCACGGGGCATGGGGTGGTGCTGGTGGCGGtcccagagctggtgcagggcGGTGGTGTCGGGCTCGCCAGCGCTGGCAGTGCTGTCACGGAAGCTGGCGAGCGGCGGGCGCACCTTCACCCCCTTGGCTGTCAGCGAGCCCTCGATGGCCTTGCGCAGCTGTGGGCACCCCAAAAGTCAGAGGCAGGCAGCTCTGGgtgctcccctctccccccctgtGCCCCTCCAaaccccccgccctccccgctcACCTCCTTGAGGGACACCATGCCCACCAGGCGCCCAATGCTGGTGACGTATGCGTGGTCCAGGCCCAGCAGCGAGAAGATGGTGTGGGTCTGCAGGAAGCGGGGGATGAGTTAGGGGTCTGGGGGGTCTGGGTGGGGGTCCAGGGGGGGGCGCGGGCGCACCTTGTGCAGGGAGGTGTGCTCCACCAGCTGGAAGGGCGCGGGGTCGATCTTGGCGCTGCTGAAGTCCACCAGCTcgtccagctgctgctcctcccacTCCAGGATCTGGCAGGGGATGCCatggggcagggtgaggggacACGGCCCCCCCAGGGTGCCAGCAAAGGCGCCCCCACCCTCCCTGCACCCAGTGTTATGGGGACATCAGGGTTGTCCATCgttccctgctcccccccccacctcacgCCTCGGCACCCTGTTGGGATCTTCCAGGTCCCCATGGGCAGCAGGGTCCTGCCTACCCCTGCCCACCCCCTCACCTCTGCCGGGGTCATCCTGTCACCCAGATCCAGATCCTCCTGCAAAAGAAGCGAGTGTGAgcaggctggcagggcagcaggcagcttgCCTGCACACCGGCCACAGGCAGGGTGTGGGCAAGGCATGGGCAGGGTATAGGCAGGGCCCAGCGAGGCTGcgggcagcagggcagcagtgATCCGGTAGGGTGCAGGCAGCAcatgcaggcagggtgcaggcagcacgTGGGCAGGTTGTGGACAGAGCGCAGGTCAGGTAACATGATTGGTTGAGAGGAGATAGGTCACACCATGATTGGCCAAGGTGGGACAAACCACGTGTGTGATTGGTGGAGAGGCTGTGCCATGATTGGCTGAGCAAAGTGGGGGAAATGCCATGGCTGTGACTGGCCGAAAGGCTCTGGGTCACGTTGCGATTCGCCAGGAAGGTTTGGGACGGGGAGGACACACACTGTGATTGGTTGAGCAGAATCGGGACAGTCTGAGATTGGGTGCACAGACACAGGCCAAACATGATTGGCCAAGCAGAATCTTGCCAGGACCCTGATTGGTTCAGAGATTCCATGCTGGGCTCCGATTGGCTGAAAGGAGCTGTGCCCAGCCTGTGATTGGCTGCAGCTTACCATGATGGAAATGCGGACGTGTTTGGCCTTGCGATAGGCCCTGCCCTGGGCCTGGCACCACGTGGGGAGAGACAGCGGTGTTAGGGCATGGCATGGTGGTGTCATGGGCAGGGataggcagggacaggcagggatgggcagggaaGTGATGGACAGGCAGCGATGGGCAGGGAAGGGACAGGCAGGGATGGGTAGGAAAGGGCAGGAAGGGGCAGGGATGGGAAAGGGTGGAAAGGGATGAAGGGACAGGCATGGTTGAGTAGGAATGGAAAGGGATGGGACAAGAatgggcaggggcgggcaggatGGGTCAGGGATGAGAAGGGATGGAAAGCAatgggcagggatgggcaggaaggggcagggccaggcagggatgggaagggTGGGGAGGGATGGGCAGGAGTGGGAAGGGATGCAAAGGGACAGGAGTGATGGGGAAGGATGGCAGGGGGTAGAaagggccaggcagggctggacaCTCACCTCGGTGGGCTCTGCGGAGGTGTTGGCACAGAAGAGGCTCTTGAGGGCGATGCCGGTGTGGTCGGCGGTGCCAgctgcgggcggggagggggtgtcaGCGAGGGGCACAGGGGGGTCGGGGGGGCTGCGCGCAGACTCACCCGGGGGGCTCTCGGCTGGGCTGCTGGACGCCCGCTTCAGCGCCGGCTTCAGGGGCTTGCggggggcagcgcgggcaggggtGCTCGAGGAGGTCTCCGTGCTGATCTGCAGGGGGACGTGGTGGTGGGGGGacggcgggggggggcaccctGGCCGGGCATCCCCTGAGGCGGCCGCCCCCCTCACCTGGAAGCGGATGCTGGCATCGGAGAGCTGGTGCCCGTCCTCGGCCAGCGCCTTCTGCCGCAGGGCCTGGAGCCGGCGCTGGGGGCTGAGCTGGTGGCTGAGCAGGGCCCCCACCTGCGCCCGCTCGATGGAGCCCAGCAGGATCATGGACTCTGCCGGCAGCAGAGAGGGGCTGCGTTGGCTCCCGACACCCCTTTTGCCATCCCCTCCCCGGGCCATCCCAGCCCCCAGCGTTGCCCCCAGCCCGCGTCTCACCGGCCGACTCCACCAGCGGCAGACTCTTCATCTTGGTGGTGTGCAGGACGTGCTGCAGGTCCCGGTACTTGCAGTTGAGGGTGACGTAGCGGATGTCCCTCACCATGATGTTCTCCACCCGCACATTGTATTTTCTGCCCAGGGAGGGTAACAGTGGCCTCAGAGTGATGCCACCCCCTCTTCTTGTGCCTGGTGAAGGGcttggggacagggcaggggccGCACACTCACTCGTGGtggccccagcccagctcagggAGGTAGGGCAGCTTCTTAATGCGGATGATGCTGTCGTAGAGGGAGGGCTGGAGGCTCTGGGCCACGGCGTTGGCCAGGATGACGGCAATCATGACGGGCAGGATGTGCGAGATCTGCCCTGTCAGCTCGAAGACGATGACGGCCGTGGACACCGTGTGGGTGACGGCACCCGACAGTGCAGCCGCCCCTGTGCCCATCCCCAGAAGACACAGGGGCTGCTGTCAGGTGCTGCCTACCAGGCTGGGGTCCCCTCCCCTGGGGCATCCACCTCCCCCGGAGCCCTTGGGACCTCCCAGGGACATCCCCAGTGGTGGTATTACCCCCAGTCCCTGGGGGGCACCACCTCACCCTGGGGAACCCACTGGCTCCTTTGGAGCATCTCCAAGTGATGCCCACCATGGTGTCCGTGTGCCGGCCCGGTGCTTACCCACCACGGCGTAGCCCCCCCGGCACAATGCGGTAGGTGTTGCTGTCGGTGTGGATGCCATCGGGGAACCAGGCTGCCATGCTCTCCCCCACCAGGCGCCCGAAGGCTGCCCCTGACcgcagagaggggctgggatcAGGCACAGGGACTCTCCTGGCACCCGACCCAGACTC
Encoded here:
- the LOC141927179 gene encoding heat shock protein beta-7-like gives rise to the protein MASAYRAERLGAYGQGHGEPRFEGDRRHRPFGPRAHDAFGYPGSPGTVCPCSLGTWVGAQGDTYQVVADVSQFEPPDIVVTTSNCHVAIQAEKVAEDGTICDTFTHKCQLPEDTDPLSVSCALTEAGTLVITARRRAGTRPGEPPQLLYRSEATL